In the genome of Paracoccus sp. MBLB3053, one region contains:
- the urtB gene encoding urea ABC transporter permease subunit UrtB — MFADYSWGELLSIFAMQGFAGLILFSVFVLMALGLAIIFGQMGVINMAHGEFMILGAYVTYLVSRLFESYAPALFGIYFFIAMALAFVVAGALGMLVEWALIRRLYKRPLDTLLATWGLSLILQQLFRTVFGAREVGVTIPQWMMGSLPLTDTIEVPINGLFVMALAMGISAAIYVLMFRSRWGLQVRAVVANRTMADAVGINTERTDRLTFGIGCGVAGVAGAAFTMIGSTGPTSGQLYIVDTFLVVVFGGAGSLIGTIASAFSISQAQSILEFFLSGSMAKVLTLLAVVGILMVRPQGLFALKLRK; from the coding sequence ATGTTCGCCGACTACAGTTGGGGCGAGCTCCTGTCGATTTTCGCGATGCAGGGCTTTGCCGGCCTTATCCTCTTTTCCGTCTTCGTCCTCATGGCGCTGGGTCTTGCGATCATTTTCGGCCAGATGGGCGTCATCAACATGGCCCATGGCGAATTCATGATCCTGGGCGCCTATGTGACCTATCTGGTCTCGCGGCTGTTCGAAAGTTACGCACCGGCCTTGTTCGGGATCTATTTCTTCATCGCCATGGCGCTGGCCTTCGTCGTCGCGGGCGCGCTTGGCATGCTCGTCGAATGGGCGTTGATCCGCAGGCTCTACAAGCGCCCGCTGGACACGCTGCTGGCGACCTGGGGGCTGTCGCTGATCCTGCAGCAACTTTTCCGCACCGTCTTCGGCGCGCGCGAGGTGGGCGTCACCATCCCGCAATGGATGATGGGCTCGCTGCCGCTGACAGACACCATCGAGGTGCCGATCAACGGGCTTTTCGTCATGGCGCTGGCCATGGGGATCTCGGCCGCGATCTATGTGCTGATGTTTCGCTCGCGCTGGGGCTTGCAAGTCCGCGCCGTGGTCGCGAACCGCACCATGGCCGATGCCGTGGGTATCAACACCGAGCGCACCGACCGCCTGACCTTCGGCATCGGCTGCGGCGTCGCGGGGGTCGCGGGCGCGGCCTTCACCATGATCGGCTCGACCGGGCCGACCTCGGGCCAGCTTTATATCGTCGACACCTTCCTGGTCGTCGTCTTCGGCGGCGCGGGCAGCCTGATCGGCACCATCGCCTCGGCCTTCTCGATCAGCCAGGCGCAGTCGATCCTCGAATTCTTCCTCTCGGGCTCGATGGCCAAGGTCCTGACCCTGCTTGCGGTGGTCGGCATCCTGATGGTCCGGCCGCAGGGCCTGTTCGCCCTGAAACTGCGCAAGTGA
- a CDS encoding ATP-binding protein, whose protein sequence is MITGVEATRERRLYSRWAANETMEDFALRFTARRARRWTAGRVANAALGSISFLALEAIGAAITLNWGFDIAFQAILWGGLILFLTGMPISYYAARYGVDIDLLTRGAGFGYFGSTVTSLIYASFTFIFFALEAAILGMALNLLFGIPLSIGYLISAVAVIPLVVNGFSKISAFQALTQPLWIVLHVLPFLLLAFAGHDLSGWTSYEGRALRNDAGAQINPIVAFGAASGVVLALIAQIGEQVDYLRFLPEPKTPTERRKWWIALIAAGPGWVLIGTIKMLAGSWLVTLAQQEGIDFSHAIDPTILYHGAYAQVIPWPWLALLLTGVFVILSQLKINVTNAYAGSIAWSNFFSRVTHAHPGRVVWLFFNVAIALLLMELGVFAALEATLSVYAHVALAWIGAIFADLTINKPIGLSPKGVEFRRAHLYDVNPVGLGAVLGGTLLALLAHGGVFGPTARALSAFVALGGAIVAAPLIAIATRGRYYLARPPADLPEGLISCCLCDYRFDREDMTSCPFYAAPICSLCCSLNASCNDVCKPEVGLGQLTKSRAQAILPGPLGRLLGGRLTQFLMGTSVLTGGVATLLWMIRRTANQPALDPLLAVILASTMVASGVAVWLFLLTREARLAAQRDTERQTERLLREIRAHERTDRALQEAKEKAEAANLAKTRYMAGLSHELRTPLNAIYGFAQLLDADPQIPSGRREAVRAIRRSSEHLAGLIEGLLDISKIEAGRLDLNRTRVHLPDLLRQITDIFKETAREKRLEFLIERTGPLPEWVLVDEKRLRQIVINLLANAFRYTDRGRVTLRIGWRNQVATIEVEDTGIGIRPEDMGRIWKPFERGTGMTRHGSGLGLTITKLLVDILGGEVAVSSTPGKGSLFRLKLYLAETRDIPAPSNVSETAGPAEYDGRLRLLMIVDDDPTHLALMESYLRPQGFNTVLLNDAEMAMQALDDVSPDLFLIDVDMPGLSGWDFLQWLRSNGHSATPVIVLSGHARESQSGAPEIPLHDAFIAKPCILDDLRARIDSLLKLERRPFGEAGVVAKAQPGCVLPGTIARLRDMAQLGRVRELREAIADQSLPSVLVRELSDALMEADFERITHVLDEYGSAAELDAG, encoded by the coding sequence ATGATCACGGGCGTTGAGGCGACGCGCGAACGACGGCTTTACAGCCGTTGGGCGGCGAATGAGACGATGGAGGATTTCGCGCTGCGCTTCACGGCAAGGCGCGCTCGTCGCTGGACGGCCGGGCGGGTGGCAAATGCCGCGTTGGGCTCGATTTCATTCCTGGCGCTAGAGGCGATCGGGGCCGCCATCACGCTGAACTGGGGGTTCGACATCGCTTTTCAGGCCATCCTTTGGGGCGGTCTCATCCTGTTCCTGACCGGGATGCCGATTTCCTATTACGCGGCCAGATACGGGGTCGATATCGACCTGCTTACACGTGGCGCGGGCTTTGGCTATTTCGGATCGACCGTCACCTCGCTGATATATGCCTCGTTCACCTTCATCTTCTTCGCGCTCGAGGCCGCGATCCTCGGGATGGCGCTGAACCTGCTTTTCGGAATTCCGCTCTCAATCGGTTACCTCATTTCGGCGGTGGCGGTCATTCCCCTTGTGGTCAACGGATTTTCCAAGATCTCGGCGTTCCAGGCCCTGACCCAGCCCCTTTGGATCGTGCTCCACGTCCTTCCATTCCTGCTCCTGGCCTTTGCGGGGCATGACCTGTCGGGCTGGACAAGCTACGAAGGCCGAGCGCTGCGCAATGACGCCGGGGCGCAGATCAATCCGATCGTGGCCTTCGGCGCGGCTTCCGGCGTGGTACTGGCGCTGATCGCCCAGATCGGCGAGCAGGTCGACTATCTGCGCTTTCTTCCCGAGCCCAAGACCCCGACCGAGCGACGCAAATGGTGGATCGCCTTGATCGCGGCCGGTCCCGGATGGGTGCTCATCGGGACGATCAAGATGCTTGCCGGGTCCTGGCTTGTGACGCTTGCCCAGCAGGAAGGGATCGACTTCAGCCACGCGATCGATCCGACGATCCTTTATCACGGCGCCTACGCCCAGGTCATTCCGTGGCCATGGCTCGCACTATTGCTGACGGGCGTTTTTGTCATCCTGTCACAGCTCAAGATCAACGTTACGAATGCCTATGCCGGCTCGATCGCCTGGTCGAACTTCTTCTCTCGGGTAACCCATGCCCATCCCGGCCGCGTCGTCTGGCTGTTCTTCAATGTTGCGATCGCCTTGCTGCTGATGGAGCTAGGCGTTTTCGCCGCGCTTGAGGCGACGCTTTCTGTCTATGCACATGTTGCCCTTGCCTGGATCGGCGCAATCTTCGCGGATCTGACGATCAACAAGCCGATCGGCCTTTCGCCCAAAGGCGTTGAGTTCCGCCGTGCCCATCTATACGACGTCAACCCCGTCGGATTGGGTGCCGTGCTGGGAGGAACCTTGCTGGCACTTCTTGCACATGGCGGTGTCTTTGGCCCGACCGCCCGGGCGCTTTCCGCATTCGTCGCGCTGGGAGGCGCGATCGTGGCGGCACCCCTGATCGCTATCGCGACACGCGGGCGATACTATCTGGCCCGCCCACCGGCTGATCTTCCCGAAGGCCTGATTTCATGCTGCCTTTGCGATTACCGTTTCGATCGAGAGGACATGACGAGCTGCCCGTTCTATGCGGCTCCGATCTGTTCGCTGTGCTGTTCGCTGAATGCCTCGTGCAACGATGTCTGCAAGCCCGAGGTCGGGCTGGGCCAGTTGACCAAAAGTCGCGCGCAGGCGATCCTGCCCGGCCCTCTCGGAAGGTTGCTTGGCGGGCGGCTCACCCAGTTCCTTATGGGAACCTCGGTCCTGACCGGAGGCGTGGCAACGCTTCTGTGGATGATCCGCCGAACCGCGAACCAGCCCGCGTTGGATCCACTTCTGGCCGTCATATTGGCATCCACCATGGTCGCTTCCGGGGTTGCCGTATGGCTGTTCCTGCTGACCCGAGAGGCGCGTCTTGCCGCACAGCGCGATACCGAGAGACAGACCGAGCGTCTCTTGCGCGAGATCCGGGCGCATGAACGAACCGACCGCGCGCTGCAGGAAGCAAAGGAAAAGGCCGAGGCCGCGAACCTTGCGAAAACCCGTTACATGGCGGGGCTGAGCCATGAGTTGCGCACCCCGCTGAACGCAATATACGGCTTTGCGCAACTGCTTGATGCAGATCCGCAGATCCCATCCGGGCGTCGCGAGGCAGTTCGCGCGATCAGGCGGTCAAGCGAACATCTTGCAGGATTGATCGAAGGTTTGCTCGACATCTCGAAGATCGAGGCGGGGCGGCTCGATCTCAACAGGACACGAGTGCATCTTCCCGATCTTCTCCGCCAGATCACCGACATTTTCAAGGAAACCGCGCGCGAGAAGCGCCTTGAATTCCTGATCGAAAGGACCGGCCCCTTGCCTGAATGGGTGCTGGTCGATGAAAAGCGCCTGCGGCAGATCGTGATCAACCTGCTTGCCAATGCCTTTCGCTACACTGACCGGGGTCGTGTCACACTGCGCATCGGCTGGCGCAATCAGGTCGCCACGATCGAAGTCGAAGACACCGGCATCGGCATCCGCCCCGAGGATATGGGCCGGATCTGGAAACCATTCGAGCGGGGCACCGGGATGACGCGCCATGGGTCTGGCCTGGGATTGACCATCACAAAGCTCCTGGTCGACATTCTGGGCGGAGAGGTGGCTGTCAGCAGCACTCCGGGAAAAGGCAGCCTGTTTCGCCTTAAGCTTTATCTGGCCGAAACCCGTGACATACCTGCGCCCAGCAATGTGTCCGAAACCGCCGGGCCTGCGGAATATGACGGCAGGCTGCGGCTGCTGATGATCGTCGATGACGATCCGACCCATCTCGCCCTGATGGAGAGCTACCTGCGCCCGCAAGGGTTCAACACGGTCCTTCTGAACGATGCGGAAATGGCGATGCAGGCTCTCGACGATGTGAGCCCCGACCTTTTTCTGATCGACGTCGACATGCCGGGTCTTAGCGGGTGGGATTTCCTGCAATGGCTGCGCAGCAATGGACATTCCGCCACACCTGTCATCGTGCTGTCGGGACATGCGCGCGAATCCCAGTCCGGCGCGCCCGAAATCCCCCTTCACGACGCCTTCATCGCCAAGCCCTGTATCCTTGACGACTTGCGCGCGCGCATCGACAGCCTGCTCAAGCTGGAGCGACGACCATTCGGCGAAGCGGGGGTGGTCGCGAAGGCCCAACCCGGCTGCGTCCTGCCGGGTACCATCGCCAGATTGCGGGATATGGCCCAACTGGGCCGGGTCCGCGAATTGCGCGAGGCGATCGCAGACCAATCCCTTCCCTCTGTTCTGGTGCGCGAACTTAGCGATGCCCTGATGGAGGCCGATTTCGAAAGGATCACTCATGTCCTCGATGAATATGGTTCTGCGGCAGAACTCGATGCCGGCTGA
- a CDS encoding FGGY-family carbohydrate kinase — protein sequence MKHVAVIDIGKTNAKLALVEAENLTEVAVVTRPNRPLPGPPWPHADIQGLWQFFTAHLASFHAEFGIDAISVTTHGAAAVLLDDTGSLAVPMLDYEHPGPEDAYAEYDKIRPDFHETGSPRLPMGLNLGAQLHWMLKTFPGLAERVAHIVTYPQYWGWRLTGVLACDMSSLGCHTDLWDPWHGRFSPLVERLGLARKMAPPRRATEVLGGLCPSVSAHTGIPTGTPVAVGIHDSNASLFSHVQGREPPFAVVSTGTWVVAMAVGGDAVGMDPARDMLVNVNALGQPVPSARFMGGREYELISCGSTACPTEEERRRVLLGKTMILPPVEPGSGPFQKGEMAWRGRVESEREKIAALSYYLALMTDTCLTLIGARGPTIIEGPFARNTDFLDMLAVLRGDGVEIARNATGTSVGAALLCMSSAEPPVSRGWALPDQAEDMASYASAWRQEVAMRGQRRASSA from the coding sequence ATGAAGCATGTCGCGGTCATCGATATCGGCAAGACCAATGCCAAGCTCGCACTTGTCGAAGCTGAAAATCTGACCGAAGTCGCGGTCGTCACCCGACCAAACCGCCCCTTGCCCGGCCCGCCCTGGCCCCACGCGGATATCCAGGGGCTGTGGCAGTTCTTCACAGCCCATCTCGCCAGTTTTCATGCGGAATTCGGCATTGACGCGATCTCGGTCACGACGCATGGCGCGGCGGCGGTACTGCTGGATGACACGGGCTCGCTTGCTGTCCCGATGCTCGACTATGAACATCCCGGCCCCGAGGATGCATACGCAGAATATGACAAGATCAGGCCAGATTTCCACGAGACGGGCTCGCCGCGTCTTCCGATGGGCCTGAACCTTGGCGCACAGCTTCACTGGATGCTGAAGACCTTCCCCGGACTTGCCGAGCGGGTCGCCCATATCGTGACCTATCCGCAATATTGGGGCTGGCGACTGACAGGCGTCCTTGCCTGCGACATGAGCTCACTGGGCTGCCATACGGATCTGTGGGATCCATGGCACGGTCGGTTTTCCCCATTGGTCGAGCGCCTTGGCCTTGCCCGGAAGATGGCGCCGCCGCGCCGCGCGACCGAGGTGCTGGGCGGGCTCTGTCCCAGCGTGTCGGCGCATACGGGCATACCAACCGGAACGCCGGTCGCCGTCGGCATCCATGACAGCAACGCTTCTCTTTTTTCCCATGTCCAGGGCCGAGAGCCCCCCTTTGCGGTCGTCTCGACGGGAACTTGGGTCGTCGCGATGGCCGTCGGCGGCGACGCGGTCGGGATGGATCCCGCGCGCGACATGCTGGTGAACGTGAACGCGCTTGGGCAGCCCGTGCCCTCGGCCCGTTTCATGGGCGGGCGGGAATACGAGTTGATCAGTTGCGGCAGCACCGCCTGCCCGACAGAGGAGGAACGCCGCAGGGTCCTGCTGGGCAAAACGATGATTCTTCCCCCTGTCGAGCCGGGCTCCGGTCCTTTCCAGAAAGGCGAGATGGCCTGGCGCGGGCGGGTCGAAAGCGAAAGAGAGAAAATCGCGGCGCTCTCCTATTATCTTGCGCTGATGACGGACACCTGTCTCACCTTGATCGGCGCCAGGGGACCGACAATCATCGAGGGGCCATTTGCCCGCAATACCGATTTCCTCGATATGCTGGCCGTGCTTCGTGGCGATGGCGTCGAGATTGCGCGAAACGCGACGGGCACGTCGGTCGGGGCGGCATTGCTTTGCATGTCTTCTGCCGAACCACCCGTTTCCCGGGGCTGGGCTTTGCCCGACCAGGCCGAAGACATGGCGAGCTATGCGTCTGCCTGGCGGCAGGAAGTGGCGATGCGGGGGCAACGAAGGGCCAGTTCGGCTTAA
- a CDS encoding DNA-binding response regulator, translating to MSSMNMVLRQNSMPADETLRSIALVVDDDPASLLMVAEAVEQAGITAMAARDGESALRLAGRVVPDVILLDAMMPGLDGFQTCRLLKAHPTAAMAPVIFMTGLGAPEHILEGLRAGGVDYVTKPLNLDELMARISIHLMNAQKLTSARQALDANGRAVAAFSVTGELAWASPRASDLLAEMPDKWMAPGGMSAAGELFAWLASLRRLPLSQAQKLVSAQVELTYLGRGSGQDLLIAIQDCSGAPREEVLSARFGLTDREAEVLFWLAQGKSNADIGSILGLSGRTVSKHLEQVFEKMGVDNRTSAAVLADRAMGGQ from the coding sequence ATGTCCTCGATGAATATGGTTCTGCGGCAGAACTCGATGCCGGCTGACGAGACCCTGCGCAGCATCGCGCTTGTCGTGGATGACGATCCGGCCTCGCTGCTGATGGTGGCCGAGGCGGTCGAGCAGGCAGGCATCACGGCAATGGCAGCGCGCGACGGCGAATCCGCGCTGCGACTTGCCGGCCGCGTCGTTCCGGACGTCATCTTGCTGGATGCCATGATGCCCGGGCTGGACGGGTTCCAGACCTGCAGGCTTTTGAAGGCGCATCCGACGGCGGCGATGGCACCGGTGATCTTCATGACGGGCCTAGGCGCGCCAGAACACATCCTTGAGGGATTGCGGGCGGGCGGGGTCGATTACGTGACGAAACCCCTGAACCTCGACGAGCTCATGGCGCGGATCAGCATCCACCTCATGAATGCCCAGAAGCTGACAAGCGCAAGACAGGCCTTGGATGCGAATGGCCGGGCGGTCGCTGCCTTCTCGGTGACCGGCGAACTGGCTTGGGCCTCGCCGCGCGCCAGCGATCTTCTGGCCGAAATGCCCGACAAATGGATGGCGCCGGGCGGGATGAGCGCGGCGGGCGAGCTTTTCGCCTGGCTCGCCAGCCTTCGCCGCCTCCCCCTGTCGCAGGCGCAGAAGCTTGTCTCGGCGCAGGTCGAGTTAACCTATCTCGGGCGAGGCAGCGGTCAGGATCTGCTGATCGCGATCCAGGATTGCAGCGGAGCGCCGCGAGAAGAAGTCCTGTCAGCCCGCTTCGGCCTGACCGATCGCGAGGCCGAGGTTCTGTTCTGGCTCGCGCAGGGCAAAAGCAACGCGGATATCGGCAGCATCCTCGGGCTGAGCGGGCGAACTGTCAGCAAGCATCTTGAGCAGGTTTTTGAAAAGATGGGAGTGGACAACCGCACTTCGGCGGCGGTTCTTGCGGATCGCGCCATGGGGGGGCAATAG
- the urtA gene encoding urea ABC transporter substrate-binding protein: MTEKTPKAPFTGPSRRAFLAASAGLSASLFLPKGLRAQDFPTAAVNTTGLAVTDSDVTVGILHSVTGTMAISETGSVQAEKLAIEQINAQGGVLGRKIKFVQEDGASDWPTFAEKARKLLVDDKVASVMGCWTSASRKAVLPVFEQYNGMLYYPTFYEGLEESPNVIYTGQEATQQIIAGIDWVTQNKGAKTFYLLGSDYIWPRTSNKIARKHIEKLGLEVVGEEYYPLGHTQFNSVINKMKLKKPDVIYAIVVGGSNVAFYKQLKAAGIDMTKEKPLLLTISVTEDEIRGIGGENIDGAYACMKYFQSLDNPNNIEFVKAFKAAYGEDMVIGDVTQAAYLGPWLWKAAVEKAGSFDIDKIKEASPGIELTTAPEGYVKVHENHHLWSKTRVGHAQADGQYKVVFETADLVEPDPFPEGYQ, from the coding sequence ATGACTGAAAAGACCCCCAAAGCCCCATTCACCGGGCCCTCGCGCCGCGCATTTCTGGCCGCTTCGGCCGGGCTTTCCGCATCACTTTTCCTTCCCAAGGGACTGCGGGCGCAGGATTTTCCCACTGCCGCAGTGAACACGACCGGGCTTGCCGTCACCGACAGCGACGTGACCGTCGGCATCCTTCATTCGGTCACCGGAACCATGGCGATTTCCGAGACCGGCTCGGTCCAGGCCGAGAAACTGGCCATCGAGCAGATCAACGCGCAAGGCGGTGTTCTGGGGCGCAAGATCAAGTTCGTTCAGGAAGATGGTGCCTCGGATTGGCCCACCTTTGCTGAAAAGGCGCGCAAACTGCTTGTCGACGACAAGGTCGCCTCGGTCATGGGCTGCTGGACGTCGGCCAGCCGCAAGGCCGTGCTGCCGGTCTTTGAGCAGTATAACGGGATGCTCTATTACCCGACCTTCTACGAAGGGCTCGAGGAGTCGCCGAACGTCATCTATACCGGCCAGGAAGCGACTCAGCAGATCATCGCGGGCATCGACTGGGTGACGCAGAACAAGGGTGCGAAAACCTTCTATCTTCTGGGTTCGGACTATATCTGGCCGCGCACCTCGAACAAGATCGCACGCAAGCATATCGAGAAACTGGGCCTCGAAGTGGTGGGCGAGGAGTATTACCCGCTTGGCCATACACAGTTCAACTCGGTCATCAACAAGATGAAGCTGAAGAAGCCGGACGTGATCTACGCGATCGTCGTCGGCGGTTCGAACGTGGCCTTCTACAAGCAGTTGAAGGCGGCGGGCATCGACATGACCAAGGAAAAGCCCCTGCTGCTGACCATCTCGGTCACCGAAGACGAAATCCGCGGTATCGGTGGCGAGAACATCGACGGCGCCTATGCTTGCATGAAATACTTCCAGTCGCTCGACAACCCGAACAACATCGAATTCGTCAAAGCGTTCAAGGCCGCTTACGGCGAGGACATGGTGATCGGCGACGTGACGCAGGCAGCCTACCTGGGCCCTTGGCTGTGGAAGGCCGCTGTTGAAAAGGCAGGCAGCTTCGACATCGACAAGATCAAGGAAGCCAGCCCCGGCATCGAGTTGACGACCGCCCCCGAGGGTTACGTCAAGGTCCACGAGAACCACCATCTCTGGTCCAAGACGCGCGTCGGCCATGCGCAGGCGGACGGGCAATACAAGGTCGTCTTCGAAACGGCGGATCTGGTCGAACCCGATCCCTTCCCCGAAGGGTATCAGTAA
- a CDS encoding ABC transporter permease has product MTALTGRQIPDRLSSPASRALKSWEALLLIVAIAIFILNTLASPYFLDPWNLSDASYNFTEKAMIAFAMAMLIVAGEIDLSVGSIIALSSTVMGAAMAAGASTPLLVLLGLGTGVACGAFNGLLVARFGLPSIVVTIGTMSLFRGISYIALGDGAFTGYPSSFAWFGQGYVFWVITVELVIFAIAALIFGILLHRTSFGRMVYAIGNNATAARFSGIRVDRIRFILFLLTGLMSGIASVCLTSRLGSTRPSIASGFELEVVTIVVLGGVSILGGSGSIAGVVLAAFVMGLVTFGLGLLNVPGIVMSIIVGALLIAVIAIPRLWSMTRRA; this is encoded by the coding sequence ATGACCGCCTTGACCGGACGCCAGATCCCCGACCGCCTGAGCAGCCCGGCATCCCGCGCGCTGAAAAGCTGGGAGGCGCTTCTGCTGATCGTGGCCATCGCGATCTTCATCCTGAACACCCTGGCCTCGCCCTATTTCCTCGATCCGTGGAACCTTTCAGATGCGAGCTACAACTTCACCGAAAAGGCGATGATCGCGTTCGCCATGGCGATGCTCATCGTGGCAGGTGAAATCGACCTGTCCGTTGGTTCGATCATCGCGCTTTCTTCGACTGTCATGGGTGCGGCCATGGCGGCGGGTGCGTCGACGCCACTGCTGGTTCTGCTTGGGCTTGGCACGGGCGTGGCTTGCGGGGCATTCAACGGCCTTCTGGTCGCGCGGTTCGGCCTGCCCTCGATCGTGGTCACGATCGGCACGATGAGCCTGTTTCGCGGCATCAGCTATATCGCCCTGGGCGACGGTGCCTTCACCGGTTACCCGTCAAGCTTCGCCTGGTTCGGTCAGGGCTACGTCTTCTGGGTCATCACCGTCGAGCTGGTGATCTTTGCGATCGCGGCGCTTATCTTCGGCATCCTGCTGCACCGAACGAGCTTTGGGCGCATGGTCTATGCCATCGGCAACAATGCGACCGCTGCGCGCTTTTCGGGGATCCGCGTCGACCGCATCCGGTTCATCCTGTTCCTGCTGACCGGGTTGATGAGCGGCATCGCTTCGGTCTGCCTGACCTCGCGCCTTGGATCGACGCGGCCCTCGATCGCCTCGGGCTTCGAGCTCGAGGTCGTCACGATCGTCGTGCTGGGCGGTGTCAGCATCCTGGGCGGGTCGGGATCGATTGCCGGTGTGGTGCTGGCTGCCTTCGTGATGGGGCTGGTGACATTCGGGCTTGGTCTGCTCAACGTGCCAGGCATCGTGATGTCCATCATCGTCGGGGCGCTCTTGATCGCGGTGATCGCGATCCCGCGTCTGTGGTCCATGACCAGGAGGGCGTGA
- the rhaM gene encoding L-rhamnose mutarotase — protein MQQYAFRMMLKPGMANEYRRRHDEIWPELVVLLQEAGIRNYSIHLDPETNALFGILWRDDDHRMDDLPSHPVMRRWWAHMADIMQTHPDNEPVAVPLIRMFHLP, from the coding sequence ATGCAGCAATACGCATTTCGCATGATGCTGAAGCCCGGAATGGCCAATGAATACCGCCGTCGCCATGATGAGATCTGGCCCGAACTGGTCGTGCTTCTGCAGGAGGCGGGGATCAGGAATTACTCAATCCATCTCGACCCAGAGACAAACGCCCTTTTCGGCATCCTTTGGCGCGATGACGATCACCGCATGGACGACCTGCCATCCCATCCCGTCATGCGGCGCTGGTGGGCCCATATGGCCGACATCATGCAGACCCATCCCGACAACGAACCTGTGGCGGTGCCGCTGATAAGGATGTTCCATCTGCCATGA